From Sphingopyxis sp. USTB-05, the proteins below share one genomic window:
- a CDS encoding DUF4893 domain-containing protein — MGRTIWVLAVALGVTLSACRTVPPVPPSSADVPTDATGTWRATATDADKERVRGWYSSWQAALADARAKGFGADIDREGLLLQPAAALPNPHLPAGDYRCRTIKIGAQGRSSLSYVAYGWFRCRVAPEQGLSSLTKISGSQRPVGLIFPDNLKRQIFLGTLELGDEKMAVNYGSDRMRDMAGLVERIGDNRWRLVLPAPAYESLLDVIELVPAS, encoded by the coding sequence ATGGGTCGCACCATATGGGTTTTGGCGGTGGCGCTCGGCGTCACCTTGAGTGCTTGTCGTACCGTGCCGCCGGTGCCGCCTTCGTCGGCCGACGTTCCGACCGATGCGACGGGCACCTGGCGCGCGACGGCGACCGACGCCGACAAAGAGCGAGTGCGCGGCTGGTACAGCAGTTGGCAGGCGGCGCTGGCCGACGCCCGGGCGAAGGGCTTTGGCGCCGATATCGATCGCGAGGGCTTGCTCCTGCAACCGGCGGCGGCGCTTCCCAATCCGCATTTGCCCGCTGGCGATTACCGGTGCCGGACGATCAAGATCGGCGCGCAGGGGCGCAGCAGCCTGTCCTATGTCGCTTATGGCTGGTTCCGGTGCCGCGTCGCGCCTGAACAGGGACTGTCGAGCCTGACCAAGATTTCGGGGTCGCAGCGCCCCGTCGGCCTGATCTTTCCCGATAATCTGAAGCGCCAGATTTTCCTCGGCACGCTAGAACTCGGCGATGAAAAGATGGCGGTCAATTACGGCAGCGATCGGATGCGTGACATGGCGGGGCTGGTCGAACGCATCGGCGACAATCGCTGGCGGTTGGTGCTGCCCGCACCGGCTTATGAATCCTTGCTCGACGTGATCGAACTGGTCCCGGCGAGCTGA
- a CDS encoding 3-hydroxybutyrate dehydrogenase: MRLKGKTALVTGSTSGIGLGIAKAFAAEGASIIINGFGDADAIETERKGLEAISGGKAAYDGADLTKPEQIEDMFKRAETDFGGVDILVNNAGMQFVSPVEDFPVEKWDMIIALNLTAAFHTIRHAVPVMRKKKWGRIIATASAHSLVASPFKSAYVTAKHGLAGLTKTVALEVADAGITVNCISPGYVWTPLVENQIPDTMKARNMTREQVINDVLLAGQPTKQFVTVEQVAAIASFLTRDEAANITGANLSVDGGWTAA; the protein is encoded by the coding sequence CCGAAGGCGCGTCGATCATCATCAACGGGTTCGGCGACGCCGACGCGATCGAAACCGAACGCAAGGGACTGGAAGCGATCAGCGGCGGGAAGGCCGCCTATGACGGCGCGGACCTGACGAAGCCCGAACAGATCGAGGACATGTTCAAGCGCGCCGAAACGGATTTCGGCGGGGTCGATATTCTCGTCAACAACGCCGGCATGCAGTTCGTTTCGCCGGTCGAGGATTTCCCGGTCGAGAAATGGGACATGATCATCGCGCTCAACCTGACCGCCGCTTTCCACACGATCCGCCACGCGGTACCGGTGATGCGCAAGAAGAAATGGGGACGCATCATCGCGACCGCATCGGCGCACTCGCTCGTCGCCTCGCCGTTCAAATCGGCCTATGTTACCGCCAAACACGGGCTTGCCGGCCTGACCAAGACCGTCGCGCTCGAAGTCGCGGACGCCGGGATCACGGTGAACTGCATCAGCCCCGGCTATGTCTGGACGCCGCTCGTCGAAAATCAGATCCCCGACACGATGAAGGCGCGGAACATGACGCGCGAGCAGGTGATCAATGACGTCCTGCTCGCGGGCCAGCCGACCAAGCAGTTCGTTACCGTCGAGCAGGTTGCGGCAATCGCATCTTTCCTGACGCGCGACGAAGCTGCGAACATCACCGGTGCCAATCTCAGTGTCGATGGTGGCTGGACGGCCGCCTGA